From one Rhopalosiphum padi isolate XX-2018 chromosome 2, ASM2088224v1, whole genome shotgun sequence genomic stretch:
- the LOC132920188 gene encoding alpha-tocopherol transfer protein-like has translation MPEYYVIPNEDGVKKIMKEYGLSKDQIDKDVATVRDWMLTQPHLPKFPESKNDELSFWIEGFLRLTKNNLEKTKLAVESHFRLKTLFPQVYDVNDLPNYVESELYEYLTMVMLPKYTPDGLKIMYYNFKDSSSHLFRPIEIYKRMRLMLDIYQRKGIDFTGIHVVIDTRNITLSHISQFDLFQLKNLIKLAQKAYPLRLKHTHILFPPSFIDVAKNILKPFVSKKMFARLSFHKNLETLWEHIPRDILPIEYGGYNGNLDVIREEWKTLILKNNDWFLSNVNYKSDESKRPKKKKSFSCEKLSFKTLILD, from the exons ATGCCGGAATACTATGTAATACCTAATGAAGATGGAGTGAAGAAAATAATGAAAGAATATGGTTTGTCAAAAGACCAAATTGATAAAGATGTAGCCACTGTCAGGGATTGGATGCTAACACAACCACATTTACCCAAATTTCCAGAATCTAAAAATG atGAATTGAGTTTTTGGATTGAAGGGTTTCTACGACTGACCAAAAAcaatttggaaaaaacaaaactaGCGGTTGAAAGTCATTTTCGCTTGAAAACATTGTTTCCACAGGTTTATGATGTGAATGATTTACCAAATTACGTGGAAAGTGAATTGTATGAATActt aaCCATGGTTATGTTACCTAAATACACGCCTGATGGtctcaaaataatgtattataacttcAAAGATAGCAGTTCACATTTGTTTCGGCCAATCGAGATATACAAGAGAATGCGTTTGATGTTGGATATTTATCAGAGAAAAGGCATTGATTTTACCGGTATTCACGTTGTGATTGACACGAGGAATATTACGTTGTCGCACATAAGTCAATTCGACTTGTTTCAACTCAAGAACCTCATTAAACTAGCACAG AAAGCATATCCATTACGTTTGAAACACACACATATTTTGTTCCCGCCAAGTTTTATTGACGTGGCTAAAAATATCTTGAAACCATTTGTGtcgaaaaaaatgtttgccAGA ttatctTTCCATAAGAACCTTGAAACACTCTGGGAACACATACCAAGAGATATACTTCCAATCGAATATGGAGGATATAATGGCAATTTGGACGTAATAAgag AGGAATGGAAAACATTGATATTGAAGAACAACGATTGGTTTTTGTCCAacgtaaattataaatcagacgAGTCTAAAAGAccgaaaaagaaaaaatcattTTCCTGCGAGAAACTCTCGTTTAAGACTTTGATTTTGGACTAA